The genomic segment TCGTAGGTAAGTCCGAATTTGATCCCAGTCAGATCAATCGTTTCTTCCTTGGTAGCCGCAAGGAATTGGCCCGCCGTACCCAATCCCGAAAATCCTGCCGTGGTAAGTGTGAAGGCAGTGGGCGATTGGCTTTTCGTATTCATTTTCTCTTGGTCAAAACTAGCAAAAAGCCTGAGTTTTGGCATTAACTGGTAACTGGCACCGAAAGAGAATTTTTGAGAGGAAAACAAATAACCCCCATCAGCTGTGCTGTAAATACCTCCATCGGTTCTCAAGAGAATGACTTCGTTGTTATATGAACCCTTTCCGTTGATGAGGAGCGGACCATAGACAAGTAAATCTGCAAACAAAGTAACATCTGAATTTAGATCGTACTCAAAACCTGCACCCACAAGACCTGCAATTCCTTGTGCAGTTGTTTTTTGCGTACCAAAATAAGAGGGGACACCTGCACCTAACAATGATCCTTCAAAGGATTGGTCAACGACTCTCAAAACATATTTTGGTAGAATCCGAAAGTTAGGGGCTATCGATAGAGTCAGACCCAAGTTAAAATCATTATAATTGAGTTTGTAAGTACCTTCTTTGATGCCGATACCCGCTGGATAAAAGGAGCGCCACTCATAGTCCCGCGAATGACCATTCAATTGGACTCCAAAGAATGCATGGCTGACAAGCCCACTGCCTAAAGATTGGTAGTAATCGGCACCCAATTGGTTGATGAGATCAAGCCCTCTGCCGTTTTCCCATTTTTGGTTCAAGTCCACTAGAAAATAATCTGCAAATGTCGATCTCTTTTCGATGTCTGTCTTGACACCACCATAAAACAATCCACCGCGCACTCTTAGGGCGCTTCCTTCTACCTTACCTTGGGCCAATAAACTAGAGAAAAGGCTGGAGGAAATAAACGAGAAGATAATGAGAAAGAGAAACTTGTGTACCATAGATCCTTCCTATTGTAATTGAAATCATGTCCTAAGATTTCTGCGTACCCAAAAAAATCATGCAGAATTTTGAGATGATCTGAACTTCGTTAACTATAAAACGACATTTTCCGACCCATCCACCTGTCGACTTTGATAAATTAGATTGCACAATTATTTCATAATGTTGGAATGAAATGACACAAAAAGAGAGAAATTTCCTTTTATGAGGATGGAACAATGAGTTTGGATTGGCTTTCGTTTTCCTACCATTCCGTAGGCGTTTTTGCTGCATACCTCATCATTTTTTTGATGAGCATCTTTCTATTGACCAAAAAGGACAAAAGCGTTTCCACCTGGTGGCTTGCCATCATGTTTACTGGCTATAGCTTTATGCTGCTTGGATACGTACTTGCCTATTCGATAAACGCCCCCTTCGGCGCATACCATCGATTCATTACTATGGTAGCGCTCCTTGGAAACGCAGGTATGTTAGGATTTGCATATTACTTTCCTAAATTGGATTACCCAAAGGAAACAAAGTATCTATTACCGGTTCTTTTATTGATCATCCTTGCAACCTATATTCAATTTGTGGCGAAAGGATCTGGATTAGAAAAGATTTATAACTTTACTGCACACTTTTATACCTTTGATTATGGTGCCGAACACTCACTTATTTTGCTTTCTACCCAAACAATCGCTCTCATAATCCTCATTCGCAAAACTATTAAAAATTCAGATTATGATGGAATACTACTACGCTGGAATGATAAACCCCACTCTCTAGGTGCCTATCCAATCTATTATCTTTCCAATTTCTTGATCAAATGGATGAAATTCATCTCTCCACTCGGGAAAGAAGCACAAGCCACAAAAAGCTTTTCTAAAGCTATTTTTATTTTTTTGATTATAGCTGTATCGAATGTTCTGAATAAGATGGGCATCATCTCTTACGAGGTATATGCTTTCATTTTTGCAAACGTAACTTTAGTAATTTGTTTTTATATTTTAATTACATATATCAATCATTCACCAGAGCCAACTACTTTCATGTTCAAACTAGTGGGACTGAGTTTGGTTACCGTACTATTGGTACTTGGTTTTGTTGGAAATATCACTTTGAGTATGAATGAAAAGGAATACGATGAATTGAAAAAAGCACAAATTGTTGGTATCAAAAAAGATATATTGAACAGACAGTTTGCAGGTTTACCGCAAGAAATCGAATACATCCTCACTAAGCCCAAGGACAATTCACTATTTTCGGATGAATTGGTTTTAGAATACAACAGAAATCCTTCCGACTTAAATTTGGATGATATCAAAAGAGGGATCAAAAAACAAAAAGATTACCTATTAAAAGATTCTCTGACCAAAGTCATGAAAAAGAATGGAAGGAAATTCGGCAAAGAGACTCCAACTAAAGAAGAACAAAAAGAGGCATTGGAATTATTCAAAAAGTCAAGACAATACCAAAATCTCGTTCAAGAAGAGACAAAAGATTTTCAAAGACTTTACAGAGAGGCTAAGTCGAGGTATACACATTTTGATTTTGTAGATGAGAACAAAAAATACGAGATCGGATATTCCTACGATTTGTATAGAAACTTTACTCACCAAAATACGATCAAAATTATAGGTACAATATTTTTCACTACAATCTTGATTTTACTCGTTTTCCCACGATTCTTTTACTCAAGTTTGGTTAAGCCACTTAACGATTTGTTATCTGGGGTGACAAAAGTAAATGAAGGAAATCTGGACATAGAGGTACCAATCAAGGTGAAAGATGAGATTGGATTTTTATCTAGTTCCTTCAACTCGATGGTAACTTCCATTAAACAAGCAAGGCGAGAGCTACAAGATTATGCCGAGAATCTTGAAGTAAAGGTGAAGGAAAGGACTCGTGAAGTTAGAGAAAAAATGGAAGAAGTCCAACAGTTGAAAATCCAACAGGATGGAGACTACTTCCTGACTTCCCTTCTCGCAAAACCACTCTTTTTCAATGCAAATAAATCCAAACTTGTACCTACTGAATTCTTGATCAAACAAAAGAAGAGATTTGAGTTTAAGTCAAAAACTGCTGACCTCGGTGGAGATATTTGTATCACTGGAAATCTAAAGTTTGGAACACCTGAAAATTTTAAAACTTACATTATGGCAATGAATGGTGATGCTATGGGTAAGTCTATGCAAGGGGCTGGTGGTTCTCTAGTAATGGGAGTAGTATTCAATGCCATCATGTCTCGATCTGCTTCCAATAAAAAAATCCTAAATACCACACCGAGAGAATGGCTTACAGATGTTTACAATGAGGTAAATGCTGTCTTCAAATCGTTTAACGGAACTATGGTGATTTCAGCAACGGTGATTCTTGTAGAGGAAAAATCTGGTGAGATGATTTACTTTAATGCGGAACATCCTGCGACCATCCTCTACCGTGATGGTAAAGCATCCTTTATCGAAAAAGAACTATTACTCCGAAAGTTAGGCCAAGAATCGGAATTTGAATTTAAAATCCAAGAATTCAAACTATTGCCAGGTGATGCCATCATAATGGGTTCCGATGGAAAAGATGATATCGATCTAAGTCCCAATTCTGAATCAAGGACAATCAACGAAGATGAAAACCTTGTACTCTCTTTGATTGAAAAAACAGGGGGGAATATATTTCAAATGGAGTCTGCAATCCAAGAACTTGGAGCAATCACAGACGATTTGTCATTTTTGAGATTAGATTTCCAACCAATCGGAGTCAGGGAAGGTCAGCAGGCAATTTCGGAATCCCCAGTCACACAATCTTATGAAGAGGAAGAACTATCATTCAAAGACGAAGATTCCAATTTCAATCTTTCTGAAGTATACCAAGAGAGCAAACAATTGTACCGTGAAGGGAAGGTAAATGCTGCACTCGGATTGCTCATGCGAGCAAGATCATTAGAACCAAATAATCAAAAATTAAATAAGTTACTTGGACTTATGAGCTTTAAAGGAAAGGACTATGCGACCGCAGTTGAAGTTTTGAGCCAGTATCTACAAATGGATCCAGATACGGAAGAATTATGGTATTACCTATCTTTATCTCAGAAAAAAATGGGACGATATCTTTCTTCACTCGAAGCTTCCAAAAAAGTTTATGAACTTTCTCCTGAAAACGTAAATAACTTGGTCAACCTTTCTGACCTCAACCGACTAACAGGAAAATACGAGGAATCAAGAAAGTATTCGGAAAGAGCCTTGGAGTTGGATCCCGACAACCAAAATGCAAAAAAGATCTTAAAATACTTGGATAAAGTTTAAATTTTAAGGCGAATTTTATCTCTTGTTTGGTTGGCTTTCAAACGGGCCGTTTCGATGGACTCTGCCCGTGCAAGAGCAACTCCCATCCTTCTCCTTCCTTTGATCTCTGGCTTTCCAAAAAGCCTTAGATCAACATTTAGCTCTGAGAGTGCCTCTTCTAGGCCATAAAAAATTGGAGCCTCCTCTTCTGCGGTAAATAGGATGGCAGAGGATGCGGACGGTCCGTACTCAATGATTTCTGGAATTGGCAAACCAAGCAAAGCACGTACATGGAGAGAAAATTCAGAATAGTTTTGGCTAACCAATGTAACCAATCCTGTATCATGTGGTCTCGGTGAAACTTCGCTGAAGTAAACTTCATCTCCTTTCACAAACAATTCAACACCAAAGATACCATAACCACCTAGGCCTGAAGTGATCGTTTCAGCAATCTGTTTCGCTTTCTTTACACTTTCATCGGTCATTTTTTGTGGCATCCATGATTCCACATAATCACCGTTTACCTGTTTGTGCCCTATCGGAGATAGAAAGCTCGTTCCTGCCTTATGCCGAATCGTAAGTAAGGTGATTTCGAAATCAAAGGAAATGAATTCTTCTATGATCATCCTGCCTTTACCTGCTCTTCCACCTGTTTGCCCGTAATTCCAAGCAGTCTCAATTTCTGATTCGGTTCGGATAAGACTTTGGCCTTTGCCTGATGAACTCATGATTGGTTTTACGACACAAGGAAGTCCAATTTCTTTGACCCCCGAAGTAAACTCTTCTAGATTGTCTGCAAATCGATATTGTGAGGTGGGAAGTCCTAATTCCTTAGAAGCAAAATTCCGAATCCCTTCTCGGTTCATTGTCAAATTGACTGCATTGGCACTGGGAATTATACGAAAGCCCTCTCCCTCCAAACGCAATAGTGTTGCTGTATGGATGGCTTCAATTTCTGGAACAATAAAATCTGGTTTCAAATCCTTGATACAAGCTTCAAGTTCTGCAGGATTTAACATATCAATGACCCGACTCTCTTGGGAGACAAGCATCGCAGGCGCGTTCGGATAGCGGTCAACAGCAATAACGTGCACGCCAAGTCTCTGCGCTTCAATGGCAACTTCCTTACCCAACTCTCCAGAACCAAGGAGTAATAATTTTAATGCAGTGCTTGAATGCGGTGTACCAATTTGAATCATGAGGCTATAAAAAAAAATGTTCTGAAAATAAAAAGAAAATTATGAGAGGAGTAAAATAATAAAAGAGACAAATTTGATTTGAGAAAACAATCTGGATCTGCTATGAAAACTGCTTTGGTTTTAGGTGCAAGTTCTGATATCGCCAAACACATCGTATATGAATTGCAAAAAAAACATATAAACTTACAACTTACAGGAACAAATCTCCAAGTTTTGGAACAAACTTTCTCAGGTTTAGTAGCTAGCGAAGCACAAAAAATTCAATTTTTTAGCTTGGACATCCGAAACAAAAATCAATTCATTCGTTTTTTAGAACAACTTGATCCCTTCCCCGATGTTGTCTATTCCGCCATTGGGTATTACAAAGACCAGATGGACTTGCGATATTCCTTACAAGAACTCTCGGACACCATCGAAATTAATTTTTCAGGGCTTGTGGCATTGCTTAGCCTAATCGCAAATCGAATGGAGGAGAGAAAATTTGGTCAAATTGTGGTCCTAAGTTCTGTGGCTGGTGAGAGAGGTAGACAATTAAACTATGGTTACGGAAGTACAAAAGCCGCGCTGACCGTATTTTTATCAGGCCTTCGGAATCGACTCCATAAAGCTAATGTTCAGATAACGACCGTTTTACTAGGGCCAGTGTACACAAAAATGTCTAAGGGGCATAAACTCTTCCCTATTATCACTTTGCAAGCTCCGATCGCAGCAAAAAAGATTGTGGAGGCGGGTGAAAAATATAAAGACGAGGTGTATATCCATTGGATTTGGCGTTGGATCATGTTGCTCATCAAAATCATTCCGGAAGGCATCTTCAAAAGATTGCCTCCCTTTTGAAGCCATTTCTCTATCTGTCTATTTTCCTGGGCAAGGGATATGTGTTACTTCATTGCCTTTCACAATTCCTAATCCCTTGATATTTTTATGTACCACATTGTCTTCGCAACAATTCTTTCCATCTTCCGCACGAGATGTACACAAATCGAAAGCCTCTTGCGGACTAGATGCATTCACATTCAATTTACAGGTTGTACCGGTCGACTTAGGAATCTGCGGCGGCCAATTGTCTTTGATCCTCCCACAATTGTAAGTATCAGCAGTCAGGGAATTGGCTGAAAAAACAAAAGCCAAAAGGAAGGTAATTCCTAACATTACTAGTTTCATTGATCTCTCCTTAAGAAGGAGTCATATCATAAAAAATGATCGCGATAGTGGCAACCAAAAAAAAGAGAGAGAACAGAATGTTCTCGGATGAAAGTGGGAGGTAGACTAAACCTGTGCGTCGATTTCTTTAAAAATGGCCTCCATTTGGTCTTTGATTTTGATCGAAATTCTCTTTAACCAGGAATAACTTTCAGTCAACTCCTTCATTTTATTCTCAAGTTCTAATCCAGATTTTTTAATTTCATCTAAATGAAAGTTTACCTGAACGATTAAACCATATACTTCTCCCGAGACATCTTTCACTATATGGGAAATCGAGTTTAAAACCTTAGTTTTCTCTTGGACAGAGAATCCGCGCGATTTTAATTCTGAGATCGTTTGCACTACCTCTGCAATGGTCCCATGTGTTGCCTGAACTCCATCAAAAATTTCTGAAAACGCTTCGCCTGCTTCCTTACTCAATTGATGGGCATCATCTGTTAATTGGACACTTTGATTTAGGAGTCCTTTGATTTCATTTGCGTTCAAGGATGTTTGTATCGCTAAAGTTCGCATTTCATCAGCGATTACCGCAAAACCTTTGCCTTTATCACCTAAATGGGCAGACTCTATAGCGGCATTGATAGAAAGTAAATTTGTTTTTTTGGTCACCTCATTGATGAAATCAGTCAATTTTAACATACCCACTGTCGAATCTGCTAAGGTAGCAAGAATGTCCGTTGATTTTGTGACTTTTGATTTTCCTTCTGCCGTTTGCGAGACCATATTCTCAAATGTCCTTCCCCGGAGTTGAATCTCTTCTATGACTATGGTCACAATTTCAAGCATCGTTTCGATATCGAGAGATGTGCTCTTAACAGAATCCAAAAACAATACTTCATCTTCCGCAAGTGTCGCTACGACTTTATAAATCTCTTCTACCTGAGTATAAACCCCACCTAACTCTTCATTTAATGATTCTAAATGCTGATAGGTCGCGTCTATTTTTGTCTGGATTTGTTGAAAATTATCTTCCAAGTACTCCAAAAAATCAGGAAGGTCAATCCCACGGAGCGAAAGATCTAACAAAGGATGGAATATAACTTGCATTTTCTTAGCATTTTTCCTTTGTTTCCAAAGAATGAATGCCCAATAAATAAAAAGAAGGACTAGATACAAACTTCCTAAAATGACGGATGTTAATTGATTTCCGGGAGAGTTATAAAGGAATAGAAAACCACAAATGCCAATGGATTGACAGGCAATGAGAAATAAATTCTCTAATGATTTGAAAAAAAATGTAGACCAGTCTTTCAATGGATTCTCTTGGCCAAGAGTATTCAAAAAATATAAAATTGTCAAGATAGATTGGTGAATTTTGCAGAATCCGTCACAATCTCAAAGAGAAGGCAAAAATGAAGAAATCTTCTTTGGCGGATGTCTTGGCATCACGGTAGGGAAAAATAGAGTCCATAGATCTTCGGTAAACGTATTCAAAACGAAGTAGCGCTGGCTCAAAACTCAAAATATCGAATGTGGTTGTATAGCCATATGCGATAAACCCATTCGGTGAATTTGAAACTGCTAACACCTGCTTAGGATCATAGAATCGTTCCACTCGAAAACTGAGTCGATAATCCGAAGAGATTTTATAGCTGAGCCAAAGAGTCCCATGGTACCATTGTCTAAAAGCTAAACTTCTCTCCTCCCTTGTCTCAGAAAGACTTGGATCATAGGCTCTCCACCAGGGCTCATAGGCAAATCTCTCTCCTGCTCTCTGGGCACCAATGTCTGCTTGCAAAGCGATAAGCCAATGTTCTGAAATGTGCCATTCCAAAATTGTATTATTATACAAGCGAATCTGTTTTCTTTCTGTGTTAGGTGCTTCATTCCCAACGAATTGATTCAAAGTTAGGGTTACGTTTGGAAATATTTTAAATAAGATTTGACTTCCGAACGCCTTATCTTTATTTGTTTCTGTAATATTTTGCCAACCATTCAATATTTGAAGTTGCCCACTCCATTTTTGATTAAACCGATGACTAAGTCGTATCCCAGATGAATAGTATGGCACATAATCTAGAGCAAAGGCTCTCGTATAATTTATGTTATTTTGTGAAATCCAGGATTCATATCCAATATTTCCAAAAAACACACCCATATCGAGCCATGTTTCTTTACCCACTTTAACTCCAGCGAAGGCCTCCTGAATATTTCTCGTGGAAAGTTGATTTGAATATCGATCCGAATTTACTTCAGAGGCAGTATTCGCAACTACGGACGTACCCCAGTGCAGAGCTAGTCGACCACGATATTTTTCTTCTTCTAATTTGGCTTCAACATGTGCCATATTGACATTAAATTCTTGGTTTCGCACCGCTTGTGTCGTAAACTCTCTTTCTTTCACAACTGGACGATTCAAATTTTGTAGATAGTATGTGTCTATATATGCTCCAAATTTCAAACTAGATGGACTAATTGAATTTTCTTTTTTAGCCTCTGTTTGCATTTTATTCTCCTCCGTTTCGGCAAAAACTAAACTCGGAGTTGTCATTGAAGAAAATAAAATCAAAAACACCAATATTCTGACAAGGGTAGCCTTACGGTTTTCTATACTTTTTAAAGTTTCATCGAACATGATTTTATACTAACACATCTGGATATAAAATCGATTAACCTATGTCTTAATAATTTTGGATTTATATTAGAATTTTATTAAGTGTGAAGTTTTGATATTTTAGGTATTTGCATTGACTACTTATCATACCACTTATAGCCAATCCCTGGCTCCGTTAATAAGCGAGTGGGAAAACTAGGATCATTTTCAATTTTTTTTCTAATTTGATTGATATGAACACGTAAAGAATTAAGTTCATTTTGTGCGGAATCTCCCCATACTTTCTTGATCAATTCTTCGTTGGTGATCACTTTACCAGCATTTTGAAGTAATACTCCGAGTATTTGAAATTCAATTGGTGTAAGCCGTGTTGTTTTACCTAAACGCAATACCAAATTTTTAGTTAAATCTATTTCTAAATCAGAATCTTTCCAACCTGAGATAATTTCCTCTGACGGAATTCGTCTAAGTGCTGTTCGTATTCTTGCGAGCAATTCACCCATACTAAAGGGTTTTACAATATAGTCATCTGCGCCTGCATCCAATAACTCGATTTTACTTTGTTCTGAATCAATCACGGAAAGTACTATGATGGGAGTTATCACCATACTTCGGATTTCTTTGACAACCTCCAATCCAGATCCATCAGGTAGCTGTAAATCTAACAAAATAAGACGTGGAGAGTGTAAAACTGCTTTTTCAATGGCATCCTTTTTATTAAGTGCCTCAATCGTCGTATATCCCTTAGCTTCGAGAGCGATTCTTAGCATTTTACGAATCGCAAGTTCATCATCAACTATGAGAATGTAATCTTTTGGTAACATGTAGATTTATCCAGAATTTAGCTTAGGATTGGAATTTCTATTGTAAATCTAGCTCCTTTAATTTCAGAGTTTTCTGCCTTCACAAGGCCGCCATGCAACTCAACAATTGATTTTGTAATTGCAAGTCCCAGTCCTGTTCCGATTTTACCCGTTGCATTTCCACGAAAGAATTTCTGGAATACTAGGCTAGGAGTTTCAGGCAGACCCTCCCCGTCATCTTCCACGATTAAAAAAAGTTGATTCAACTTTTTTTGCAGTATGATGCGAATCTCTGTTCCCTTTTTTGTATAAAGACAAGCATTGTATAAAAGATTAAATAAAGCATGGGCAAACAATACTCTATCGACTGAAATTGTAGGAAGAGCTTCCTCCATTAAAATTTGAATCGGATGCTCATCTTTACTCCTTCCCAGGTAAGAAATCGCATCCTGTACAATTTCCTTGGGATGGACTAGATCTTTTTTTAATTTTAAATGACCACTTTCAATACGACTGATATCTAGTAAATTTCCGAGCAGTAGATTCAGAACGAGTGCACTTTCTTGGATCTCTTCTAATAATGCTTTCTTTGCTGAGGGAATCTTGTCAATTTCCGGATCTAAGAGCGCGCTGACAGATCCACGAATGGATGTTAGGGGAGTTTTTAATTCATGAGATAAGGAACTAAAAAGCAAATTGTACATACGCTCCGATTCTTGAATTAAGAAATTCTTTTTTGCCTCCTCAGACAGAATATCTCTTTCTAGAGCCAAGGCTATTTGATTTGCAATTGTATTCATCAAAACTTCTTGTTCTAAAGTTGGTTCTTTATTTGATTCAATTTGAATTACCCCCGCAGTTCCGCCTGGTGAGAGAAGAGGATAGAACGTGAAACTAGACAGAGATAGTGTATCGGTGAACTTTCCTGCAGGTTTTTTGTTTTGAAATGCTAACGTAGCAACCGCAAGTTCTTTAGAGTCTTCTATATCTGGATAAAATGAGTGGTTTTGGTAGAGATGAAGTCGCACGGGAAAAGGAAAGGCTCGGGCAAAGAAACGTCGTCCTATAGGTAAGATTCTCTCTGATTTAGAAGTTTGTGATAATTCCCTTGTTAGCTCATATAACAGAGATAATCGTTCTTCTCTTGTTTTTAAAATGGTTTCATTCTTTCTTAACTTGGCAGTCATACTACCATTGATGAGCGCAATCAAAAAAAAGATTACGAACATTAAAGCATCTTCAAGTCGTTCTATGAGAAATGTATAAACAGGAGGTATGAATAAAAAATTCCAAAAAATTGCAGACAAAGAAGCCGCAAAAAGAACTGGTCCTCTACTGACAAAGGCACCCAGAAAAGCCACATAAAAAAGATAGATGATAGAAACCGTCCAGTAACCAGTGAATGGCTCTAAAAATAAATTGAACACCGTGACTAGTGAGGTTGCTAAAAATGTCTGAACATAGGTGCGCAAGTTCGAAGATGGTATCAGTTTAGCCAAACCATCTCTTAAAGTCTGGGAGTGGACATTCTCTAAAGGTGTAGGTAATATTGTTACCTCAACTCCTTCGGCCAATGCAACAATTCTTTCCGGAATGGAACGTTTCCAAAATGAATAGATGTTCTTTTTTCCTGAACCTCCAATTACCAATCTTTGAATCCTTTTCTCTTTCACGATGGATAAGATACCCAGCACAGGATCTGCATGATAAGAGTGAATTACTTCTGCACCTAACTCTTTTGCCAATCGCAAATGAGCTCGAATGAGATCATTCATCTCAGCTGAGTGATGAGTGTCGGTATTTTCTGAAAACATAGCAAATAATTCAGAATTTCTCTCGAGCGATAATTTTTTTGCATATCTTAGAATATTCTTTGAATGTGGACTTGCCGATATAGCAACAAGTACACGTTCTTTGCCATGCGGCATACGATGTTCTACATACCTAGCTGTATAATTTAGAGATAATTCTCTTAAGTATGTTAAATTTTCTTTTTTAAAAAAATTCTCTTTTGCCTTTTCAATTTTTTCCGAAAAATAAACCTTTCCTTCGTTTAACCTTTGGAGCAATTCATCAGGAATAATATCTATTAAAATCAATTCATCTGCACGTTCCAATATTACGTCAGGAATAGTTTCTTTGACAGGGCTTCTCAGGATACGCTCCACAGAATCGACTTGACTTTCCAAATGTTGTACGTTGACAGTGGATAAAACATTGATACCTG from the Leptospira ryugenii genome contains:
- a CDS encoding SpoIIE family protein phosphatase, encoding MSLDWLSFSYHSVGVFAAYLIIFLMSIFLLTKKDKSVSTWWLAIMFTGYSFMLLGYVLAYSINAPFGAYHRFITMVALLGNAGMLGFAYYFPKLDYPKETKYLLPVLLLIILATYIQFVAKGSGLEKIYNFTAHFYTFDYGAEHSLILLSTQTIALIILIRKTIKNSDYDGILLRWNDKPHSLGAYPIYYLSNFLIKWMKFISPLGKEAQATKSFSKAIFIFLIIAVSNVLNKMGIISYEVYAFIFANVTLVICFYILITYINHSPEPTTFMFKLVGLSLVTVLLVLGFVGNITLSMNEKEYDELKKAQIVGIKKDILNRQFAGLPQEIEYILTKPKDNSLFSDELVLEYNRNPSDLNLDDIKRGIKKQKDYLLKDSLTKVMKKNGRKFGKETPTKEEQKEALELFKKSRQYQNLVQEETKDFQRLYREAKSRYTHFDFVDENKKYEIGYSYDLYRNFTHQNTIKIIGTIFFTTILILLVFPRFFYSSLVKPLNDLLSGVTKVNEGNLDIEVPIKVKDEIGFLSSSFNSMVTSIKQARRELQDYAENLEVKVKERTREVREKMEEVQQLKIQQDGDYFLTSLLAKPLFFNANKSKLVPTEFLIKQKKRFEFKSKTADLGGDICITGNLKFGTPENFKTYIMAMNGDAMGKSMQGAGGSLVMGVVFNAIMSRSASNKKILNTTPREWLTDVYNEVNAVFKSFNGTMVISATVILVEEKSGEMIYFNAEHPATILYRDGKASFIEKELLLRKLGQESEFEFKIQEFKLLPGDAIIMGSDGKDDIDLSPNSESRTINEDENLVLSLIEKTGGNIFQMESAIQELGAITDDLSFLRLDFQPIGVREGQQAISESPVTQSYEEEELSFKDEDSNFNLSEVYQESKQLYREGKVNAALGLLMRARSLEPNNQKLNKLLGLMSFKGKDYATAVEVLSQYLQMDPDTEELWYYLSLSQKKMGRYLSSLEASKKVYELSPENVNNLVNLSDLNRLTGKYEESRKYSERALELDPDNQNAKKILKYLDKV
- the purT gene encoding formate-dependent phosphoribosylglycinamide formyltransferase, translating into MIQIGTPHSSTALKLLLLGSGELGKEVAIEAQRLGVHVIAVDRYPNAPAMLVSQESRVIDMLNPAELEACIKDLKPDFIVPEIEAIHTATLLRLEGEGFRIIPSANAVNLTMNREGIRNFASKELGLPTSQYRFADNLEEFTSGVKEIGLPCVVKPIMSSSGKGQSLIRTESEIETAWNYGQTGGRAGKGRMIIEEFISFDFEITLLTIRHKAGTSFLSPIGHKQVNGDYVESWMPQKMTDESVKKAKQIAETITSGLGGYGIFGVELFVKGDEVYFSEVSPRPHDTGLVTLVSQNYSEFSLHVRALLGLPIPEIIEYGPSASSAILFTAEEEAPIFYGLEEALSELNVDLRLFGKPEIKGRRRMGVALARAESIETARLKANQTRDKIRLKI
- a CDS encoding SDR family NAD(P)-dependent oxidoreductase, which gives rise to MRKQSGSAMKTALVLGASSDIAKHIVYELQKKHINLQLTGTNLQVLEQTFSGLVASEAQKIQFFSLDIRNKNQFIRFLEQLDPFPDVVYSAIGYYKDQMDLRYSLQELSDTIEINFSGLVALLSLIANRMEERKFGQIVVLSSVAGERGRQLNYGYGSTKAALTVFLSGLRNRLHKANVQITTVLLGPVYTKMSKGHKLFPIITLQAPIAAKKIVEAGEKYKDEVYIHWIWRWIMLLIKIIPEGIFKRLPPF
- a CDS encoding methyl-accepting chemotaxis protein; its protein translation is MKDWSTFFFKSLENLFLIACQSIGICGFLFLYNSPGNQLTSVILGSLYLVLLFIYWAFILWKQRKNAKKMQVIFHPLLDLSLRGIDLPDFLEYLEDNFQQIQTKIDATYQHLESLNEELGGVYTQVEEIYKVVATLAEDEVLFLDSVKSTSLDIETMLEIVTIVIEEIQLRGRTFENMVSQTAEGKSKVTKSTDILATLADSTVGMLKLTDFINEVTKKTNLLSINAAIESAHLGDKGKGFAVIADEMRTLAIQTSLNANEIKGLLNQSVQLTDDAHQLSKEAGEAFSEIFDGVQATHGTIAEVVQTISELKSRGFSVQEKTKVLNSISHIVKDVSGEVYGLIVQVNFHLDEIKKSGLELENKMKELTESYSWLKRISIKIKDQMEAIFKEIDAQV
- a CDS encoding porin; its protein translation is MFDETLKSIENRKATLVRILVFLILFSSMTTPSLVFAETEENKMQTEAKKENSISPSSLKFGAYIDTYYLQNLNRPVVKEREFTTQAVRNQEFNVNMAHVEAKLEEEKYRGRLALHWGTSVVANTASEVNSDRYSNQLSTRNIQEAFAGVKVGKETWLDMGVFFGNIGYESWISQNNINYTRAFALDYVPYYSSGIRLSHRFNQKWSGQLQILNGWQNITETNKDKAFGSQILFKIFPNVTLTLNQFVGNEAPNTERKQIRLYNNTILEWHISEHWLIALQADIGAQRAGERFAYEPWWRAYDPSLSETREERSLAFRQWYHGTLWLSYKISSDYRLSFRVERFYDPKQVLAVSNSPNGFIAYGYTTTFDILSFEPALLRFEYVYRRSMDSIFPYRDAKTSAKEDFFIFAFSLRL
- a CDS encoding response regulator, coding for MLPKDYILIVDDELAIRKMLRIALEAKGYTTIEALNKKDAIEKAVLHSPRLILLDLQLPDGSGLEVVKEIRSMVITPIIVLSVIDSEQSKIELLDAGADDYIVKPFSMGELLARIRTALRRIPSEEIISGWKDSDLEIDLTKNLVLRLGKTTRLTPIEFQILGVLLQNAGKVITNEELIKKVWGDSAQNELNSLRVHINQIRKKIENDPSFPTRLLTEPGIGYKWYDK